In one Canis lupus dingo isolate Sandy chromosome 16, ASM325472v2, whole genome shotgun sequence genomic region, the following are encoded:
- the STRA8 gene encoding stimulated by retinoic acid gene 8 protein homolog, protein MATPAEGSNPSGRVTPRLLTQLRELEPRVARRRLSQARHRATLAGLFSDLRKTVYSHSDLTASKWQVLNKAKNHIQELEQTLDNLLKLKESFNLEDGNANSLEEVKAEYASMYSGNPSLVSNKFHQKSSATWCPTEAVGKDAEGEEEEEEEEEDQDEEEEEEEEEEEEEEEEEEEEEEKKVELLHSPITLLPDLMEFERYLNFYKQTMDLLIGNGVVSSQEVMLPIVSAAISHLWQSLSEEMKASLLQAWAQRHSTPSSLAGACPEPACTEGSTKDSGVDSQGASCSLVSTPEEILFEDAFDVASFLDKSEAPSTSSSSSVFANCNPEYPEEKFQLYMQIIEFFKGLCCVNTQLKQEPDLPIDDEMIMLRCMETFDDEDL, encoded by the exons ATGGCGACCCCCGCAGAAGGCAGTAACCCCAGTGGCAGAGTGACACCCCGGCTGCTGACACAGCTGCGGGAGCTGGAGCCGCGGGTGGCCCGTCGACGCCTTTCCCAAGCCCGCCACCGAGCCACCCTGGCAGGGCTGTTCAGTGACCTCAGGAAGACCGTTTACTCCCACTCTGATCTCACAGCCTCAAAG TGGCAGGTTTTGAATAAGGCGAAGAATCACATTCAGGAGTTGGAACAAACCTTGGATAATCTGCTGAAGCTGAAAG AATCCTTCAACCTGGAGGATGGGAACGCAAACAGCTTAGAGGAAGTCAAGGCGGAGTATGCCAGCATGTACTCTGGAAATCCCAG CCTGGTCTCAAATAAGTTTCATCAGAAAAGCTCTGCCACCTGGTGCCCAACTGAGGCAGTCGGGAAGGATGctgagggggaggaagaggaggaagaggaggaggaggaccaagacgaggaggaagaggaggaagaagaggaggaggaggaggaagaggaggaggaggaggaggaggaagagaaaaaagtggaGCTCTTGCACTCCCCAATCACCTTGTTGCCAGACCTCATGGAATTTGAACG GTACCTCAACTTCTACAAGCAGACGATGGACCTCCTGATTGGGAACGGGGTTGTCTCCTCCCAGGAGGTGATGCTCCCCATCGTCTCTGCGGCCATCTCCCACCTGTGGCAGAGCCTTTCTGAGGAGATGAAGGCCAGCCTCCTGCAGGCCTGGGCACAGAGGCACAGCACCCCCTCGAGCCTTGCGGGTGCCTGTCCGGAGCCGGCCTGCACCGAGGGCAGCACGAAGGACAGTGGGGTTGACAGCCAAGGAGCCAGCTGCTCACTCGTCTCTACCCCAGAGGAG ATACTCTTTGAAGATGCCTTCGATGTGGCAAGCTTCCTGGACAAAAGCGAGGCTCCAAGTACTTCTAGCTCTag CTCGGTGTTTGCCAACTGCAACCCAGAATATCCAGAGGAGAAGTTTCAGCTCTACATGCAGATCATCGAGTTTTTTAAAGGCCTTTGCTGTGTTAATACTCAGTTAAAACAG GAACCAGACCTCCCCATTGACGATGAGATGATAATGCTGAGGTGCATGGAGACCTTTGACGATGAAGATCTGTGA